From the Solanum lycopersicum chromosome 10, SLM_r2.1 genome, one window contains:
- the LOC101248248 gene encoding dipeptidyl-peptidase 5: protein MATAEKNRAPYGSWKSPITADIVSGSDKRLEGFTVDSHGHLIWLETRPAESGRAVLVKQSGEDITPKNFNVRNTVHEYGGGSFGVSGDVLVFSNFDDQRLYKQILTSSDLGPVPITPDYVGPHVRYADGVFDSRLNRYIAVREDHRGVDAKPTNEIVSVTLNDNTTEEPKVLISGNEFYAFPRVDVKGERLAWIEWSHPNMHWDKSELWVGYISESGDIEKRVVVAGGCPTLVESPTEPLWSSKGELFFITDRNTGFWNIYKWVEDQNEVLAIYSLNAEFTRPFWVFGNRCYDIIERKEESTIIACSYRQHGKSYLGVINQAKNSFCSVDIPFTYISNIVASGQILYIEGASSVLPTSLAKVILDDHMSNVVDFSIMWSSSSDIDKYIPYFSHPEFIEFPTDVAGQNAYAYFYPPCNPEYNGSQEEKPPLLLESHGGPTDEARGTLNLSIQYWTSRGWAFVDVNYGGSTGYGRAYRERLLGKWGIVDINDCCSCAKYLVDEGKVDGKRLCITGCSAGGYTTLASLAFRDTFRAGASLFGIADLKSLSDHMHKFESHYIINLAGNEIALNERSPINFVDRFSCPIIVFQGLEDTVVQPEQARKIYQALKKKGLPVALVEYEGESHGFRKAESIKYTLEQQMVFFARTVGHFAVADDITPTHIDNFD from the exons ATGGCTACTGCTGAAAAAAATAGGGCTCCATATGGATCATGGAAGTCACCTATCACTGCAGATATCGTCTCGGGTTCTGATAAACGCCTTGAAGGCTTCACTGTAGACTCTCATGGCCACTTAATATGGCTGGAGACTCGCCCTGCTGAGTCTGGACGAGCTGTGCTTGTTAAACAATCAGGGGAAGATATTACACCTAAAAACTTCAATGTTCGAAACACTGTTCATGAATATGGTGGTGGGTCTTTTGGGGTTTCTGGAGATGTACTTGTTTTCTCCAATTTTGATGACCAGAGATTGTACAAACAGATCCTCACCTCTTCAG ATTTAGGTCCAGTGCCCATAACTCCAGATTATGTGGGACCTCATGTAAGATATGCTGATGGGGTCTTTGATAGTCGTTTAAACCGCTATATTGCTGTAAGAGAAG ATCATCGAGGGGTTGATGCAAAGCCAActaatgagattgtgagtgtTACTCTTAATGATAACACCACTGAAG AACCAAAAGTCTTGATTAGTGGGAATGAATTCTATGCATTCCCACGGGTGGACGTGAAAGGGGAACGTTTGGCCTGGATAGAATGGAGCCACCCTAACATGCATTGGGATAAATCAGAGCTTTGGGTTGGGTATATATCTGAGAGCGG AGACATCGAGAAGCGAGTAGTAGTTGCTGGTGGCTGTCCTACTCTGGTGGAATCGCCAACTGAGCCTCTATGGTCGTCCAAAG GGGAATTGTTTTTCATAACAGACAGAAATACAGGGTTTTGGAACATATACAAATGG GTTGAAGATCAAAATGAGGTCCTTGCAATTTACTCTTTGAACGCTGAGTTCACAAGACCATTTTGGGTTTTTGGAAATCGATGTTATGACATCATTGAGCGGAAAGAGGAATCAACAATTATTGCGTGCAGCTACag GCAACATGGAAAGTCATATCTTGGTGTTATAAATCAAGCTAAGAACTCTTTCTGTTCAGTTGATATTCCATTCACTTACATATCAAATATT GTCGCAAGTGGACAGATCCTTTACATTGAGGGTGCATCTTCTGTTCTTCCTACTTCTTTAGCAAAG GTGATACTAGATGATCATATGTCAAATGTTGTAGATTTCAGTATCATGTGGTCATCTTCTTCAGACATTGACAAGTACATACCATATTTCAGCCACCCAGAGTTTATTGAATTTCCAACAGATGTGGCTGGTCAAAATGCCTATGCATACTTCTATCCTCCATGTAATCCAGAATATAATGGTAGTCAAGAAGAAAAACCTCCACTGTTGCTAGAAAGCCATG GAGGGCCAACAGACGAGGCACGTGGAACCTTAAATCTTAGCATCCAATATTGGACTAGTCGAGGATGGGCATTTGTGGATGTCAACTATGGAGGAAGTACGG gttatggtAGGGCATACCGAGAACGCCTTTTGGGAAAGTGGGGAATCGTTGACATCAATGATTGTTGCTCTTGTGCTAAATATTTG GTGGATGAGGGGAAGGTTGATGGAAAGCGCCTTTGCATAACTGGGTGTTCTGCTGGCGGTTACACAACATTAGCCTCTCTTGCTTTCAGAGATACATTCAGAGCTGGCGCTTCTTTATTTGGA ATTGCTGATTTGAAGTCATTGAGTGATCATATGCACAAATTTGAATCCCACTATATCATTAATCTTGCTG GTAATGAAATCGCTTTAAATGAGCGGTCTCCTATCAACTTTGTTGATCGATTCTCTTGCCCCATAATAGTGTTCCAAGGATTAGAAGACACG GTTGTCCAGCCAGAACAGGCCCGAAAAATCTACCAGGCCTTGAAGAAAAAGGGGTTACCTGTGGCTCTCGTGGAATATGAAGGAGAATCTCATGGATTTCGTAAG GCAGAAAGCATAAAATACACTCTTGAGCAACAAATGGTGTTCTTTGCTCGAACAGTTGGACATTTTGCAGTGGCTGATGATATAACTCCCACACACATTGACAACTTTGATTAA